GATGTGGGCCCCGATCAACCAGGCCTCGCCGTTGCGCACCTCGATATAGGAGTCCTTGAGCTGCACCAGGCCGGCCCGGGCCGCCTTGACCTCGGTGCCGCTGAGCACCAGGCCGGCCTCGAGCTTCTCGAGAATCTCGTAGTCGTGACGGGCTCGCCGGTTGCGCGCCAGAATCTGGCGATCCCCTTCCTTTCCCGGCTTCTTTTTTCCCTTCCCGGAGGCCATCAGCCCCTCCTTTCGAGACCGCCGAGCATACTGCACTGCCGGCACCGCCGATGGTGCCACGGCAGCGGCTTTCCGCTCTGCCGACGCCGCGGGGGTGCCCCACGGGCCCCCGGGGACAGCGATCTATCCACCTCAACCTGCTAGACTTTTGGCTCCTATGAAGGACTCGAATCGACGACTCGCCGGACCTTGGCACACGGCCCTCGGACGACTTGCCGTGGTCGCACTGATCTGTCTCGCCACGGCCCCTTCCGGGGCCGCCGACGAGGCTTCCATCTCCTACTTGACAGTCGAGGTCGACGGCAATCGGGCGATCCTCGACTTCCACCTCGCCAACGCCTTCGACGAGCGCTTCCTGGAGCGCTTGCGCAGTGGTTTGCCGACCGGCTTCGTCTATCAGATGGAGCTGCTCAAGGATCGCAAGCGCTGGTACGACCGGCCGCTGCGCCGCAACAGCCTGCAGGTGGTGGCGATGTACGACGCCGTGTCGCGCGAGTACCTGGTCAACACCAAGCTCGACGGCAAGCTGGTGGAAAGCCGCATGGTCAAGGAACTCGAGGACCTCGAAGACGAGATGACTAAAGTCTTCGACCTGCCGGCCTTCGCCCTCGACAACCTGCCGCGTTCCTGGCGCTTGCTGGTGCGGGTGCGGGCCGAGCTGGGCTCGAAGACCATCCTGTCGATCATCCCCTCGACCATTCATACGGATTGGCGCGAATCGCGCAAATTCCGCACCAAGAACGTCCTGGCAGACGGCGCCTAGAGGAGCCGGCTGGCCCCCGCCCCGGACATGGATCTCAAAGAACAGCTGCGACGCCACCGCAACGACACCCGCCTGGTGGTCGGTGGCCTGATCCTGCTGTTGCTGCTGTTCACCGGCGTGCTCTATTTCTTCCAGAGCAGCCGCGACCTGCCGTCCTTCCTGATCAACAACCAGGTGCTGCTGTTCGTTCTCTGGTACGTCGACATCATCCTGATCCTGGTGATCGTCTTCGTCCTGCTGCGCAATCTGTACAAGGTGATGGTCGAGCGCCACCACCGGATTCTGGGCTCGAAGTTCAAGGTCAAGCTGGTGCTGACCTTCATCGGCCTGTCCCTGATCCCCGTCCTGCTGCTCTTCGCCATCGCCACGGAGCTGCTCCAGGGGTCCGTCGATCGCTGGTTCTCGGCGCCGGTGCGGGATGTCCTGGAGCAGGGCGCGTCGGTCGCCGAAGAGCTCATCGACCGGATCGAGCAGAGCACCCTCAAGGACGCCTCGCTGCTGCTCGACGACATCGCCGATGTCGACCTCGCGGAGCCTCAGGAGCGTCCCGAGCTCGGTCGGCTGCTGCGCGAGCGCCTGGCCGAAACCGACCTCGCCCTGGTGGCGGTCTACGAGGATTCCGTCTTCATCCATGCCGCCCTCGATCCTCAGGCCGGCATCGTCGATCTGCCGGAGCCCCCCTCGGGATTTCTCGGCGACGCCGCCGCC
Above is a window of Acidobacteriota bacterium DNA encoding:
- a CDS encoding DUF4390 domain-containing protein; translated protein: MVALICLATAPSGAADEASISYLTVEVDGNRAILDFHLANAFDERFLERLRSGLPTGFVYQMELLKDRKRWYDRPLRRNSLQVVAMYDAVSREYLVNTKLDGKLVESRMVKELEDLEDEMTKVFDLPAFALDNLPRSWRLLVRVRAELGSKTILSIIPSTIHTDWRESRKFRTKNVLADGA